Proteins encoded by one window of Zerene cesonia ecotype Mississippi chromosome 8, Zerene_cesonia_1.1, whole genome shotgun sequence:
- the LOC119828470 gene encoding uncharacterized protein LOC119828470: MHQFLYILLAASTSCMAHYRGYESRNLIEREEPHSVDGTLVECPVCESSLSWLPNHEECNIVKGEKRYKKCERGTYINEVCGGRRDCYRGPGEHCTEKMDYDMYGQKCAHGYYCDNNFNVCTGLGFAVDSHVRWILNHPYRYPLRSQNDEDSLNPKPLMLLA; the protein is encoded by the exons ATGCatcaatttctttatattctgCTAGCAGCCAGTACATCATGCATGGCTCATTACAGAGGTTACGAGAGCCGTAATCTCATCGAGAGAGAAGAACCCCACTCTGTAGATGG AACTTTAGTAGAATGTCCTGTTTGCGAAAGCAGTCTATCGTGGTTACCTAATCATGAAGAATGTAACATCGTAAAAGGAGAAAAAAGATACAAGAAGTGCGAGAGAGGAACCTATATCAATGAAGTATGCGGAGGCCGCCGGGATTGCTACCGA GGCCCGGGTGAACATTGTACGGAAAAAATGGACTACGATATGTATGGACAGAAGTGCGCCCATGGCTATTACTGCGACAACAACTTCAACGTTTGTACTGGACTGGGCTTCGCCGTTGACAGCCACGTGCGTTGGATCCTGAACCACCCTTACCGCTATCCCCTGCGATCGCAAAACGACGAAGATTCTCTGAACCCGAAACCTCTAATGCTACTCGCCTAA
- the LOC119828468 gene encoding uncharacterized protein LOC119828468, which yields MGMISRVRGRIRSDSFSKIQIKSEDKIANIVWLISLVLLLPYWAPRGLLVALGGAWLMAAYTCLVVPVLISANYRYPARWYPAVVKFAQKIARRLRSPVARILYVLKTAYSPIDRAERVFLQLNNLSTMISQLLIFTACDRLLVSRGKLTCLYSLMFYNVITYSVNYIKEICTKEDWSPYVNVTRHSRVKHLAMSATKIVLEWTKAVTFIVTMTFILLTLGLEQGLEHFRPTLLYTLITGTYYLLTERTFLELWPLALSAMKLERLEGMEALYCGVWARGITTAIAVPLVPALAWHERWRLALLVAYICVYVHGRHRLGDVLVKLNEACDSLARFRRATVEELSTLEDVCAVCLGAMKSARVTPCAHFFHADCLRRCLVASDRCPICVRPYMFC from the exons atgggtATGATTTCACGTGTTCGCGGTCGAATAAGAAGTGATTCTTTCtcgaaaattcaaataaaatccgAGGATAAAATAGCGAATATCG TGTGGCTCATATCGTTAGTACTGTTACTGCCCTACTGGGCGCCACGGGGACTCTTGGTGGCGTTAGGGGGAGCCTGGCTTATGGCCGCATACACATGCCTTGTGGTTCCTGTCCTCATCTCCGCCAACTATCGATATCCAGCAAGATGGTATCCGGCCGTCGTGAAATTTGCGCAAA AGATAGCGCGTAGGCTGCGATCTCCGGTGGCAAGAATCCTCTACGTCCTCAAAACTGCATACTCCCCTATCGACCGCGCAGAACGTGTTTTTTTGCAACTGAATAATCTCTCGACAATGATTAGCCAG TTGCTGATCTTCACTGCATGTGACCGCCTCCTCGTATCTCGCGGCAAGCTAACCTGCCTCTACTCGCTCATGTTCTACAATGTGATCACATATTCAGTGAAttacataaaagaaatatgCACTAAAGAAGACTGGTCGCCCTACGTCAATGTTACTCGGCACTCCCGTGTTAAGCACCTTGCAATGTCGGCTACAAAAATAGTACTTGAATGGACAAAAGCTGTCACATTTATCGTAACGATGACTTTTATTCTCCTTACACTGGGTTTAGAACAAGGATTGGAACATTTCAGGCCAACTCTGCTTTACACTCTCATTACAGGaacttactatttattaactgAAAGAACATTCTTGGAGCTATGGCCATTGGCGCTGTCTGCTATGAAATTAGAAAGATTAGAAGGAATGGAGGCATTATATTGTGGAGTTTGGGCAAGAGGTATCACGACTGCGATTGCAGTACCTTTGGTGCCAGCTCTTGCCTGGCACGAGCGCTGGAGGCTCGCGTTGCTCGTTGcatatatttgtgtttatgtgCACGGAAGACACAGACTCGGGGATGTGTTGGTTAAATTAAACGAGGCGTGTGACTCTCTAGCCAGGTTTCGACGAGCGACCGTAGAAGAGCTGTCGACTTTGGAAGATGTGTGTGCTGTTTGTCTAGGAGCTATGAAATCAGCTCGAGTGACTCCTTGCGCTCATTTCTTCCACGCCGACTGTCTGAGAAGATGTCTTGTTGCATCAGATCGATGTCCTATATGCGTTAGACCCTACATGTTCTGTTGA